The DNA region CCGGAAGGGGCGGTTTCGGGAGTCGCGGTGGCCGTCGGCATGCTCCTGGCCTCCGCGGTGCAGATGGTGATCGGTGAGCTGGTGCCCAAGAACTGGGCGGTGTCCCGGCCGTTGCAGGTCGCGCGGTTCGTCGCGGGCCCGCAGGCCGCCTTCTCCCGCCTGTTCCGGCCGGTCATCGCCGGGCTCAACTCCGTCGCGAACCGCCTGGTGCGGTCCCTCGGGGTCGAGCCCGCCGAGGAGCTCGCCTCCGCCCGCACCCCCGGTGAACTGGTCTCCCTCGCCCGGCACTCGGCCCGCGCCGGAGCCCTTGAGCAGGACACCGCCGACCTGTTCGTGCGCACACTCTCGCTCGGCGAACTCACCGCGCAGCACGTGATGACGCCCCGCGTGAAGGTCAGCGCCCTGCAGTCGTCCGCCACCGCCGAGGACGTGGTCAACCTGACCCGCGCCACCGGCCTGTCCCGCTTCCCGGTCTACCGGGAGCGGATCGACGAGGTCATCGGCATGGTCCACCTCAAGGACGCCCTCGCGGTCCCCGCGCACGAGCGGCTGCGCGCCCCCGTCGGCCGGATCGCCAAGTCCCCGCTGCTCGTGCCGGAGACGCTGCCCGTGCAGCCCCTCCTGGAGCGGCTGCGCAGCGAGCAGCCGATAGCGGTGGTCGTCGACGAGTACGGCGGCACGGCCGGTGTGGTCACGCTGGAGGACATCGTCGAGGAACTCGTCGGCGAGGTCCGCGACGAGCACGACCACCAGGACGGCCTGCCCGACCTCGCGGCCGCACCGGCCGAGGACGGCAGACCCGCCTGGGACGCCGACGGCGGCTGCCGCGTCGACACCCTGCGGCGCATAGGAATCGACATCCCCGAGGGGCCGTACGAGACCGTGGCCGGACTGGTCGCCGATCTGCTCGGCCGCATCCCAGCACCCGGCGACCGGGCCGAACTCCCGGGCTGGCGGCTCGCGGTCCGCCAGGTCGGGCACTTCCGGGCCGAGCGGGTGCGCCTGGTGCGGACCGGGGACCCGGCCGGGGCGCCCGGCGAGGCGGCCGGCGGGGCCGTGGACCGGGTGGGCGCCCCGGTTCCGGAGGCCGTCCGATGAGCGCGCTCCAACTCCTGCTCGCCGTCCTGCTCGTGCTCGCCAACGGCTTCTTCGTGGGGGCCGAGTTCGCGCTCGTGTCCGTACGCCGCAGCCAGATCGAGCCGCTGGGGTCCAAGAGGGCCCGCCAGGTCCTGTACGGCCTGGAGCATCTGCCGCAGATGATGGCCGCCGCCCAGTTCGGCATCACCGTGTGCTCGTTGACGCTCGGCGCCGTCGCGGAGCCGACCGTGGCGCGGCTGCTCGAACCGCTCTTCCACGCGGTGCGCCTGCCCGAGGGCATGGCCCACCCCCTCGGCTATGTGATCGCACTCGCCGCCGTCGTCTTCCTGCACCTCGTCATCGGCGAGATGCTCCCGAAGAACCTCGCGATGGCGGCACCCGAGCGGACCGCGCTCTGGCTCAGCCCCGGCCTGGTCGCGTTCGCGCGCCTGTGCCGGCCGGTCACGGTGACGCTCGGCGCCTGCGCCCGGCTGATCCTGCGGCTGTTCAAGGTCGAGCCCAAGGACGAGGTGGAGGCGGTCTTCACCAGCGTGCAGCTGGGCCGTCTGGTGGAGGACGCGGGGCAGGCGGGTCTCCTCGACCCGCGGGCGCAGGAGCGCCTGGAGGACGCCCTGGAGCTGGGGTCACGGCCGGTGACGGACGTCCTGCTCGACCGGGCCTCCCTGGTCACGGTCGGTCCTTCGGTCACCCCGGCGCAGGTCGTCGAACTCACCGGGCGCACGGGCTACTCCCGGTTCCCGGTCCGTGCGGAGACCGGCGCCTTCATGGGCTATCTGCACGTGAAGGACGTCCTGGACCTGGAGGACACCGACCGCGCGGTGCCCCAGCACATCTGGCACCGGATGACGGTCCTGCGCGCCGAACTGCCCCTGGACGACGCCTTGACCGTGATGCGGCACTCCGCGACGCACCTGGCCCAGGTGGCCGACGCGTCCGGCAAGGTGCTCGGCCTGGTCGCCCTGGAGGACGTCCTGGAGCTCCTGGTCGGCGAGGTCCGTGACCCGGCGCACCGGGTGGCCGTGCCTCCGGCGGCGCACGCGGTGCGGAGCCGGGGCGCGCGGGACGTACGGGGGAAGGAGCTGGTCGGCTGAGGCCGGTGGGCCGGTGGGCCGGTGGGCCGGGGCGGCGGGGGAGGGCCGTGCGGCCCCGGCCCACCGGCGTCCCAGGCGGTCGGCTCAGGCGGCTCGGCGGCGCCCCGCGCCACGGTCGTCGGCTCAGCCCCCGGCCGGGTCGGTCGGCCCCCGGCCCGAGAGGACCTCCCCGTACGCCTGCATGAGGTCCGGGAGCCGCAGGGTCGACAGGTCGGACCGGGTCGGCGCCCCCGGATAGCCGGAGAGCCGCAGGTCGCGGTAGGCGCAGCTCTTCTCGTACAGCGTGCGCAGGAACCGTCCGTTGCCCAGCTCGTCGATCCAGGTCTGGTCGACCACGTGCCCGCTGATGGAGCGCAGTTCGTCCAGAGCCTCCTCGTCCCACACGTCGCCGTTGTCGGCGGCGAGGACCTGGCCGATCGCGGTGAGCTCCAGGGGCCGGTACGAGGGGAAGTCGACGCGTGTCGTGAAGCGTGAGGAGAGCCCGGGGTTGGCGGCGAGCAGCCGGTCCATGCCTTCGGGGTAGCCCGCGAGGATCACCACGAGGTGGTCGCGGTTGTCCTCGGCCCGCTTCAGGAGGACCTGCAGCGCCTCGTCGCCGTACGCGTCGCCCTTGCCGTAGCCGGAGTTGGACAGGGAGTACGCCTCGTCGACGAAGAGGACGCCGCCGATCGCCGAGTCGATCAGCTCGTTGGCCTTCACGGCGGTCTGGCCCAGGTATTCGCCGACCAGGTCGGCCCGCTGGGCCTCCACGAGGTGGTCGCCGCCGAGCAGTCCGAGGGCGTAGAAGACCCGGCCGAGGATGCGGGCCACGGTGGTCTTGCCGGTGCCGGAGGGGCCGGAGAAGACGAAGTGTCGTTTCGGCGGCTGCACCGGCAGGCCCTGGGCGGCCCGGAAGCGGGCCATGTTCAGCTGTGCGGAGAGCGCCTTGACCTGGCGTTTGACGGGTTCGAGGCCGACCATCCGCTCCAGCTCGGCGAGCGCCTGTTCGAGCAGGGCCGGGTCGGTGGGGCCGGGCGGGGGCTGGCGTGGGGCGGGCTTGATGGGGATCACGGCCTTCTCGCGCACCGTGTCGGCGTCGGGCGGTCCGCCGCCGGGCGGCAGTTCGGGCTCGGTGACCTTCAGGTCGCGGCCCTCGGCGCCGAACAGCGCGTCCACGCCGTCGGGTCCGTCGAGGGCGTCCTGGCCGACGCCGGTGAGGGAGATCGCGGCCAGGTCGGCGGCGTCGTCGTAGCCGTCGCCCTCGGCGATGGCGGCGAGCCGGGCGGAGGTGTCCATGAAGGCGGGGTCGACGCGGTGCACCGCCCGGTACAGCGGCAGCGCGGCGGCGGACCTGCCGGTGCCCTCGTGCGCGCGGGCCAGCCAGTAGCGCAGCTCCTTGCGCTGCGGCTGTTCGCTGCGGCAGCGCATCAGCGCGGCCGAGAGCAGCGGCTCGGCCTGCCCGAACATCTCCAGGCGCACCCGTGCCATGCCGCCGAAGAGGCCCGCCTCGATGCCGAGCATCGCGTCGTCGATCAGCGGGTCGGTGTGCCGCACCAACTGCTCCCAGTCCTTGACCAGGTAGGCGCGGCAGGCGTGCAGGAACCGCACCTGGGTGTCGGCGTCGACCGGCGGCAGCCCGGCGAGGGCCCGGTCGAGCTCGGGCACATGGCGGCCGTCCAGCCAGTGCGAGGCGTGCGCGAGCAGCAGGTCGCGGGTGGACTCAAGGACGGGCTGCACCCACCAGCCCAGCCAGTACCAGGAGTTGAGGGTGCGCACGTGCCGGGCGCGCTGTTCGCCGAAGCGGTCCCGGTGCTGGAACATCCGCAGCAGCGCGGTCGTCGTGTCGATGCGCAGCGCGTGCAGCCCGAGCCAGCCGTCCGCCATGCCCGGGTCCATGCGCACCGCGGCCCTGAACTCCTCCTCGGCCTGCGGATAGGCGCCCATGGTGTAGGCGTCGACGCCCCGCAGCCAGGCGAGGTCCGCCGGGGCCGTCGCGCCCTGGGTGCCGAAGTCCATCACGTCCCCCACAAACCGTGCCCCCGTTTGTGTACCACCGGGCCGGTGCCCGCCGGCAACTGAGCTGAACCGCCGTGCCGCGGACGGGAGTTGATGTGGTGTCCGCAGCAGCCGTCCGAAGTCGCACCACGATGCATCGTACCTGCGTGGCAGGGCTCGGCCGTAGGGTGCCGCAGCGTTGGATCTCCGGCGGGGGCTCCTGGGGGTGCTCGGCAAGAAGAGGCCCGATGGTGACCCAGGGTGAGCGATCGGCGGCTCATGGCGCTGGGAAAAAGGGGGCGGAGGGCAGAACGAAGCCCCCGATCACGGGGGAACAACCGGGGGCTTCGCGTCTGTCGGCGACCCGAAAGGCCGCACATTGAGAACGTAAGTCCTGTAAGGCCCCTGGGTCAAGCCGAGTTGGGGCACTCGCGGAAACTGGCCACGGGGCCCACGAGCGGTCTTCCGCAGGTTCAGCGCGCTGCCGACGGGTCTTCACCCTGAGTGACGATTTGGGTCAGTGCTGCCGCCTCGTCGGGCCCCGGCAGCAACTCGTACCCCTCAGGCAACTCGCGTACGAGCAACTGGGCGAAGGGGCGCGACGGGTCCTCGGCGAAATGTCGTCGTTCGGCCGCCTCCCAGCCGTCCCAGAAGCCACTCAGGTCCGGCCCGTCCCGGCGGCGTCCGCGCGCCCAGGAGGTGTCGCGGGGCAGGTCCATCCACAGCAGGCCCGCGAGGAACGGCCTTAGCACCCTGCGGCCCGCGCCGACACCCTCCATCAGGACGACGGGGGCGGCGGGCAGCGGGCGGTCGGCAGGCCCGAAGCGGCGCGCGTGCCAGTCGTACGCCGCATAGTGCGCCGTTTCGCCTCGGGACAGGGGTTCCATGACCTGCCGCAGGAGCCGGTCCGTCCAGTCGAACAGGTCGGTGTGGCTCGCGATGTCGTCGAGGCGGAGCACGGGGGCGCCGCCGAGTGCCTCCGCGAGCCGCGCCGTGAAGGTCGACTTTCCGGAGCCCGCGTGTCCGTCGACGGCGACCACCCGGACCGGGCCGCAGGACGACGGCAGGTGGCGCACGGCGTCGGCGAGGCGGGGGAGTCCCGGAAGTCCTGGAGACCCCGGAAGCGCGGGAAGTTCCGGAAGTGCTGGAAGTCCGGGGTGGTCGGGGTGGTCGGGGAGCTCGGAGGGCCCGGGGCGGTCCGCGGGGTCGGGGAGGGGGGCGGGGCGGTCGGTATGGGTCATCGCGGGCCAGCCTACGGGCCGGGGCGCGCGAGGCGCGGATCGTGGGGCGCGTGTGCGGTTCAGTGCGCTGTCGCAGGTCATACCAGTGGTAGAGGCCAATAGTGGTCGGCGTTGCCGGGGTCGGATCACTGGCAGAACCCGTCGGTGCACGGCCATAGTTGGTGAACTGTCGTGTACCTGACCATCATGCTCCGGCTGCGGCCGGAACCCATCGACTGGGGGCTCCCGTCCATGGACCAAGCTGAAGGCATGTCCCGCAGAAGAATCCTCACCACGGCGGCCGGAGCCGCGGCCGTGGCGGCCGCCGCGGCCGCCACCGTGCCCCCCGCGGGCGCCGCCCCCGCGTCCCGGCGCCGCCCGCCCCGCGCGGAGCGACTCGTGGACAACCGCTTCTGGGTCTCCCACAAGGACTGGGGCTCGGGCACGGCCCACGGCACCCGCGTCGTCGGCAAGGGCCGCGCCGGCGTCGAGGTGGCGACGCCCGTGGGGACGACCGACTACACGGACCCGCACACCGGCAGGGCCACCACCTGGGAGTACGCCCAGTGGACCGGGCCCGCGCACCGCCCCGCGACCCCCGCCACGGAAGCCATCGCCTCCTGGAACGCCCGCACCCCCACCGGCACCTGGATCCAGGTCGAGCTGGAAGCGACGTACTCGGACGGCGCCACGTCCCCCTGGTACGTCCTCGGCCGCTGGAACTCGGGCGACGACCGCGAGGACGCCGACGCCGCCGTCATCCGGCGCACCTCGGTGGACGACCAGTCCGACGGCAGGACGTCCGTCTGGACGGACACGCTGTCCGTCGACGACGCGGCGAGCGGCCTGCGCGTGGTCGCGTACCGGCTGCGGCTGACCTTGTACCGCACGCCCGGCAGCGCGCTCACGCCCACGGTGTGGCGGCTCGGCGCGATGGCCTCCGCGGTGCCCGACCGCTTCACGGTGCCCGCCGCCGCGCCCGGCCTCGCCAAGGAGCTGAAGGTGCCGCGCTACTCACAGGAGATCCACAAGGGCCAGTACCCGGAGTACGACAACGGCGGCGAGGCCTGGTGCAGCCCCACGTCGTCGCAGATGATCCTGGAGTACTGGGGGCGCGAGCCGACGGCCGCGGACCTGGCCTGGGTCGACCCCGCCTTCGCCGATCCGCAGGTGTGCCACGCCGCCCGCTTCACCTACGACCACCAGTACGGCGGCTGCGGGAACTGGCCGTTCAACGCGGCCTACGCGGCGACGTACGAGGACATGCAGGGCGTCGTCACCCGGCTCGGCTCGCTGACCGACCTGGAGAGGCTGATCAAGGCGGGCATCCCGGTCATCACCTCCCAGTCCTTCCTCAAGGAGGAGCTGACCGGGGCGGGCTACGGCACCGCGGGCCACCTCATGACCGTCATCGGCTTCACCAAGAGCGGCGACGTGATCGCCAACGACCCCGCGTCGCCGAGCAACCCGGCGGTGCGCCGGGTCTACGAGCGGCGGGAGTTCGAGAACATCTGGCTCCGCACCAAGCGCAGGAACGCCCAGGGCAAGGTGGTGTCGGGGACCGGCGGGGTCTGCTACCTGTACTTCCCCGTGCACCGCACGAAGGAGCAGGTGCGCGCGCTGCTCGCCGTCGGCGTGCGCTGAAGCGGGAAGGGCCCCGTCCCGGTGGGACGGGGCCCGGTGCGCGGCCTTCGCCGTGCGGGGCGCCCGGTCGCTCAGGTCGCCGGGTCCACCACCCAGTCCGG from Streptomyces flavofungini includes:
- a CDS encoding hemolysin family protein, yielding MTIPLLLLGAAFLLILANGFFVAAEFGLVTVERPDAEKAAADGDRRARTVVGALKELSFQLSGTQLGITITSLVIGMLAEPALARLLARPLTSTGIPEGAVSGVAVAVGMLLASAVQMVIGELVPKNWAVSRPLQVARFVAGPQAAFSRLFRPVIAGLNSVANRLVRSLGVEPAEELASARTPGELVSLARHSARAGALEQDTADLFVRTLSLGELTAQHVMTPRVKVSALQSSATAEDVVNLTRATGLSRFPVYRERIDEVIGMVHLKDALAVPAHERLRAPVGRIAKSPLLVPETLPVQPLLERLRSEQPIAVVVDEYGGTAGVVTLEDIVEELVGEVRDEHDHQDGLPDLAAAPAEDGRPAWDADGGCRVDTLRRIGIDIPEGPYETVAGLVADLLGRIPAPGDRAELPGWRLAVRQVGHFRAERVRLVRTGDPAGAPGEAAGGAVDRVGAPVPEAVR
- a CDS encoding hemolysin family protein codes for the protein MSALQLLLAVLLVLANGFFVGAEFALVSVRRSQIEPLGSKRARQVLYGLEHLPQMMAAAQFGITVCSLTLGAVAEPTVARLLEPLFHAVRLPEGMAHPLGYVIALAAVVFLHLVIGEMLPKNLAMAAPERTALWLSPGLVAFARLCRPVTVTLGACARLILRLFKVEPKDEVEAVFTSVQLGRLVEDAGQAGLLDPRAQERLEDALELGSRPVTDVLLDRASLVTVGPSVTPAQVVELTGRTGYSRFPVRAETGAFMGYLHVKDVLDLEDTDRAVPQHIWHRMTVLRAELPLDDALTVMRHSATHLAQVADASGKVLGLVALEDVLELLVGEVRDPAHRVAVPPAAHAVRSRGARDVRGKELVG
- a CDS encoding AAA family ATPase, translating into MDFGTQGATAPADLAWLRGVDAYTMGAYPQAEEEFRAAVRMDPGMADGWLGLHALRIDTTTALLRMFQHRDRFGEQRARHVRTLNSWYWLGWWVQPVLESTRDLLLAHASHWLDGRHVPELDRALAGLPPVDADTQVRFLHACRAYLVKDWEQLVRHTDPLIDDAMLGIEAGLFGGMARVRLEMFGQAEPLLSAALMRCRSEQPQRKELRYWLARAHEGTGRSAAALPLYRAVHRVDPAFMDTSARLAAIAEGDGYDDAADLAAISLTGVGQDALDGPDGVDALFGAEGRDLKVTEPELPPGGGPPDADTVREKAVIPIKPAPRQPPPGPTDPALLEQALAELERMVGLEPVKRQVKALSAQLNMARFRAAQGLPVQPPKRHFVFSGPSGTGKTTVARILGRVFYALGLLGGDHLVEAQRADLVGEYLGQTAVKANELIDSAIGGVLFVDEAYSLSNSGYGKGDAYGDEALQVLLKRAEDNRDHLVVILAGYPEGMDRLLAANPGLSSRFTTRVDFPSYRPLELTAIGQVLAADNGDVWDEEALDELRSISGHVVDQTWIDELGNGRFLRTLYEKSCAYRDLRLSGYPGAPTRSDLSTLRLPDLMQAYGEVLSGRGPTDPAGG
- a CDS encoding uridine kinase family protein, with the translated sequence MTHTDRPAPLPDPADRPGPSELPDHPDHPGLPALPELPALPGSPGLPGLPRLADAVRHLPSSCGPVRVVAVDGHAGSGKSTFTARLAEALGGAPVLRLDDIASHTDLFDWTDRLLRQVMEPLSRGETAHYAAYDWHARRFGPADRPLPAAPVVLMEGVGAGRRVLRPFLAGLLWMDLPRDTSWARGRRRDGPDLSGFWDGWEAAERRHFAEDPSRPFAQLLVRELPEGYELLPGPDEAAALTQIVTQGEDPSAAR
- a CDS encoding peptidase C39 family protein, producing MDQAEGMSRRRILTTAAGAAAVAAAAAATVPPAGAAPASRRRPPRAERLVDNRFWVSHKDWGSGTAHGTRVVGKGRAGVEVATPVGTTDYTDPHTGRATTWEYAQWTGPAHRPATPATEAIASWNARTPTGTWIQVELEATYSDGATSPWYVLGRWNSGDDREDADAAVIRRTSVDDQSDGRTSVWTDTLSVDDAASGLRVVAYRLRLTLYRTPGSALTPTVWRLGAMASAVPDRFTVPAAAPGLAKELKVPRYSQEIHKGQYPEYDNGGEAWCSPTSSQMILEYWGREPTAADLAWVDPAFADPQVCHAARFTYDHQYGGCGNWPFNAAYAATYEDMQGVVTRLGSLTDLERLIKAGIPVITSQSFLKEELTGAGYGTAGHLMTVIGFTKSGDVIANDPASPSNPAVRRVYERREFENIWLRTKRRNAQGKVVSGTGGVCYLYFPVHRTKEQVRALLAVGVR